From the genome of Nicotiana sylvestris chromosome 2, ASM39365v2, whole genome shotgun sequence, one region includes:
- the LOC138884401 gene encoding uncharacterized protein yields MTNMVGQVLESHKITFHEDELPPEGLSHNRALHITVQLEDKFIARVLIYGGSSLNICLLTTLKRLGKGLHEIRPGTINVKAFDGSQRATIGEINLCLQMSPTWFDVEFQVLDISATYNLMLGKPWIHATGVVASTLQQVVKFEWNHQEVIIHGDESNPIYTNQTVPVVEN; encoded by the coding sequence ATGACCAACATGGtgggacaagtgctggaaagccacaagatcacttttcacgaAGATGAACTGCCACCCGAAGGGCTGAGTCACAATAGGGCACTGCATATCACGGTGCAATTGGAGGATAAATTCATAGCCAGAGTCCTAATATATGGGGGTTCgagtctcaacatttgtctgtTGACTACTTTGAAGAGGTTGGGTAAAGGTTTGCATGAGATACGACCAGGAACTATAaatgtgaaagcatttgatgggtcccaaagggccacgattggggaaatcaacctgTGTTTGCAGATGAGCccgacttggtttgatgttgagtttCAAGTATTGGACATATCCGCCACATATAATTTGATGTTGGGAAAACCTTGGATACATGCTACTGGGGTCGTGGCCTCCACTCTACAACAGgttgtgaagtttgaatggaaccatcaggaagtAATCATCCATGGGGATgagagtaaccccatttacactaatCAAACTGTTCCAGTTGTCGAGAATTGA